One Vigna unguiculata cultivar IT97K-499-35 chromosome 11, ASM411807v1, whole genome shotgun sequence DNA window includes the following coding sequences:
- the LOC114168420 gene encoding 30S ribosomal protein S20, chloroplastic → MATAVSCSWLTLPSQMKNLSLTSSSHSISNSTSLSFSRSLSLPLFSQGNCLPLSTVQRRASVVCEAAPKKKVDSAVKRARQAENRRIYNKSRKSEIKTRTKKVLEALEVLKKKQDAASEEILPIEKLIGEAYSTIDKAVRAGTLHRNTGANRKARLARRKKAVEIHHGWYTPVPEATA, encoded by the exons ATGGCAACCGCTGTTTCGTGCTCATGGCTTACCCTTCCTTCCCAAATGAAGAACCTTTCCCTCACTTCCTCTTCCCATTCCATTTCCAATTCCACTTCTCTCAGTTTCTCCAGAagcctctctctccctctcttctCACAAG GTAACTGCTTGCCGCTGAGCACAGTTCAAAGACGTGCGTCTGTGGTTTGCGAGGCTGCCCCCAAGAAAAAGGTGGACTCCGCTGTGAAGAGAGCTCGCCAAGCCGAGAACCGCCGCATTTACAACAAATCTCGCAAATCTGAGATAAAAACGCGTACCAAGAAG GTTTTGGAAGCTCTGGAAGTTCTGAAGAAGAAACAAGATGCAGCATCCGAAGAAATCCTCCCTATTGAGAAGTTGATTGGAGAGGCATACTCAACAATTGACAAAGCTGTGAGAGCAGGAACACTGCACAGGAACACCGGAGCAAATCGCAAGGCTCGGCTTGCCCGAAGAAAGAAGGCCGTGGAGATCCACCATGGCTGGTATACCCCAGTTCCTGAAGCCACTGCATGA